A segment of the Chiloscyllium plagiosum isolate BGI_BamShark_2017 chromosome 39, ASM401019v2, whole genome shotgun sequence genome:
gcagaacactggaggatttgagctatagggagaggttgaataggctgggactgtttccatggagcatcggaggctgagggatgaccttacagaggtttatgaaatcgtcaggggcatggatgggacaagtcttttttctggggtcggggagtccagaactagagggcatacgtttagggtgagaggggaaagatataaaagggacctaaggggcaactttttctgcacagggtggtacgtgtatggaatgagctgccggggaagtggtggagggtggtacaattgcaacatttaaaaggcatcaggatgggtatatgaatagaaaaggtttgaagggatttgggtcgggtgctggcaggtgggactaaattacattgggatatctggtcagcatggacgagttggacaaaagggtcagtttcggtgctgtacacctctatgatttaGGTTcagtccacaaaaatgaccccaagcttccagttgcctgctacttGAACAATCCCCATGTTCCCATGCCAATGTCTCTGTTGCAGGCCTGCTGCAGTTTTCCAGCAACATGCAGCTCAAGCTCAAAAAACGTCTTATTTTCTCCTTGGGGACCTTGCAGTCTCTAGGATTCAACAACGAGTTCAATAACTTGATTCCATccgtcttttttttccccagttacACTTGATCCTGTTATGACTTGGGTTGCTTTTAGTACAGTCACCCATTATCACATGCCCCGAGACCCTTTATCACATTATATGGGTTGCATTCACCATTTTTCTCCTACTGACAGTATTTAtgatcacttattcagcttttcttctattctggttagagacaaaaagactgctgatgctgaaatccaaagtagacaggcaggaagttggaagaacacagcaagccaggcagcatcaggagatggagaagttgatgtttcgggtgtcacccttcttcaggactggggggtgggtgtggggggaactgtagataaagggggtggctggggcagggtggtgaagtggggatagatggAGACAGGCAGAGGGTGTGACCTGGTTGGTCAAAGGGAGGAATGAGTCCAGttggtggaagggagggggaggggctgggaagggagtcatgggatggggagggagggtatttgaaattggagaactcaatattgagtcctctgggctgtaggctgtctaggcggaagatgaggtgttgttcctccagtttgctgtatggttcattgtggcaattgaggaggccaaggatggtcatgtcggaaagggagtgggaagaggaattaaaacgagtggtgactgggagatctggtcagcccctgcgggcccggctgagatgctcggtgaaatgtGCCCTCAGTTTATATTTAgtgtccctgatgtagagaagaccacattgggattACAGTAAACGAGATTGGAAGAGCGgcggtgaacctctgtctcacctggaaggactgtttgggacccTGGCTGAGGGTGAAGAgggtggtgtaccagcaggttcttggtggtggggtctagtcggagttggcggaagtgttagAGGGTGATGCGTTCCCCAACTTTGACTTCAGTATAAATatcttctgatgaagagtcaccggacttaaaacattaacactgtttacTTCCCACAgaagctaccagacctgctgagtttttgcagcaatttctggttctgtttcagatttttagcatctcaagttctttgttctaatgcattctattagctttcttgattactgctgtacctgcatacatgCCTTTTCTGATTCATGCACAGAGGCATCCagatccctcagtatctcagaattctgcaatctCCCACCATTTAAATGACATGTTTGTTTTAATCTTCCTGCTAAAATGGGAAATATCACGTTTTCCACATCATGTACTCCATTTGCTGTGCCTTTGCCCAATCATTTAACCTATATATCCCTTTGTCCCTActttatatcctcttcacaaATTACTTTTTTACTTTCCTGTGAATTAGCTAATCGATATGAACATCAGATCACATCCCAAAACCCATACAAAATGATCTCATCCCTGAAATCCAGGCTGATTGATAACCCACTGTCACGATATACTTTCATATTAAACTGTTAGCTTTGGGTAATGTTATCAAGTAAGTTAAAGGAGCATTGGGTAAGATTTAAAATGAGACCATACCTCTCTCATGACTTGCCTGCATGCACCACATGGAGCAATAAAATTGTCTGATTTATCACTGCAAGAAAGCAAAATATGCagatttattgatttaatttaaattcccccAGTTGATGCGTGAGATTTGAATTCCTGTCTCTGGATCATTCATCCTGGTCTCTGTGTTATCATTCCAGAAACATTATCACGATATTTCTAATCTGATTTAACTGAATTCTATCCAGTCCTGGTTATTCCAGAATTCCCCATGGATTTAGAGTTACCACTTACATTCCCATCCCACTGCGCAGGATTCCCTGAACCCATCCCTATCCCGATTGTGTCTGCAACAGTATATTTAGATCAATTGGGAGCTCAAAGAAAGGGGTGCTTCTGTAATCTGGTCCAATAacccacttcctctgacatctctccgaTTACCCCTTTAACAGTTCTAGCTGGCTTCCTGTGTAGAAAAGCAATTCAATTTAAATTGTCTGTCTACTTTTTCACTTTAGAATTTCTTTAACTTGACTTTAACTTTAATTCACTAGACTTTCAATGGGCTTGCAACTAGTGTCCATTATTGAAAGATGAAGCAAAGGACCAAATTCCAAAGtggtgggtttgggtgagatggaagagattacagacaaggtaaaattttaaaaactgactaTCTGAGGGCAAACGCTTGGTTTAAACAGCGTATTGTGTAAGTGAGGGAGATGAGGCACCTCAGGTTTGCAATCCATGGGGATTTATTAAAGTATGAAACAATAAGATGACTATTGATTTTGATATGGTATCTGGGCTGCCCAAATTCCTGGTGTAACACCACAGCATACAGCAAGGTTCAGTCAGTACCTGGAAATAACTATTGCCTTGAATTTTCGGAAACCTTCTGAGATAGCCTTATGAATGGCTGCCctttcagcacagactcccacTGTGAAACATGCGTTTTCAATGTTGCAGCCTGAGAAGGAAGGGATTTAAACAAATCAATTATTCAAAGACAAGGAGgaggaacagcacttcattttcaaaTTAGACACTTCATAACCTTCAATAACTTCAGGCCATGAACTCTGActtccatttttatattttttttcctctcatgtCTGTATCTTTTTATGCTTTTACTTTGAGTCAAAATGATCCTTATGTTACCATTAAACCCGAGTCTGGAATAATGCTTGTCCTGTagatgatttagatgtgaatgtaGCAGATATGGTTAATAAATTTggagataacaccaaaattggtggtgtagtgaacagccaAGAAGTTACCtcgagtgcaatgggatcttgatcagatgggccagtgggccaaggagtggcagatggagtttaatttagataaatgtgagatgctgcattttggaaaggcaaatcaggggcGGACTTGCAtgcttattggtaaggtcctaggtcctgttactgaacaaagaggcctccgagtgcaggttcatggttccttaaaagtggagttgtaggtagactgggtagtgaagaaggcatttgttataattgcctttattggtcagtgcattgaatatatgaTTTGGGAGGTCAGGCTTcggctgtgttcaattctggtctccctgctaaaggaaaggtgttgtgaaacttgaagtggttcagaaaagatttacaaggatgttgccagggttggagaatttgagctatagggagaggctgaataggctggggctattttccggattagtggtgctggaagagcacagcagttcaggcagcatccaaggagcttcgaaatcgacgtttcgggcaaaagcccttcatcaggaataaaggcagtgagcctggagcgtggagagataagctagaggagggtgggggtggggagaaagNNNNNNNNNNNNNNNNNNNNNNNNNNNNNNNNNNNNNNNNNNNNNNNNNNNNNNNNNNNNNNNNNNNNNNNNNNNNNNNNNNNNNNNNNNNNNNNNNNNNNNNNNNNNNNNNNNNNNNNNNNNNNNNNNNNNNNNNNNNNNNNNNNNNNNNNNNNNNNNNNNNNNNNNNNNNNNNNNNNNNNNNNNNNNNNNNNNNNNNNNNNNNNNNNNNNNNNNNNNNNNNNNNNNNNNNNNNNNNNNNNNNNNNNNNNNNNNNNNNNNNNNNNNNNNNNNNNNNNNNNNNNNNNNNNNNNNNNNNNNNNNNNNNNNNNNNNNNNNNNNNNNNNNNNNNNNNNNNNNNNNNNNNNNNNNNNNNNNNNNNNNNNNNNNNNNNNNNNNNNNNNNNNNNNNNNNNNNNNNNNNNNNNNNNNNNNNNNNNNNNNNNNNNNNNNNNNNNNNNNNNNNNNNNNNNNNNNNNNNNNNNNNNNNNNNNNNNNNNNNNNNNNNNNNNNNNNNNNNNNNNNNNNNNNNNNNNNNNNNNNNNNNNNNNNNNNNNNNNNNNNNNNNNNNNNNNNNNNNNNNNNNNNNNNNNNNNNNNNNNNNNgttggaggggtggggtctgagggcggaggtgcgggatgtagacgagatgcattggagggcatctttaaccacatgggaagggaaattgcggtctctaaagaaggaggccatctggtgtgttctgtggtgaaactggtcctcctgtgagcagatccggcggaggaattgggaatacgggatggcatttttgtaagaggtagggtgggaagaggtaggccctggagcgtcggtggctgaggggtgaccttatagagatttataaaatcatgaggggcatggaaagggtacataaacaaggtcttttccctggggtaggggagtccagaactaaagggcataggtttaagttaagaggggaaagatttaaaaggggcctaaggggcaactttttcacacagggtggtgagtgtatgaaatgagctgtcagagggtgtggtggaggctgcttcAATTACaccctttaaaaggcatctcaacgggtatatgtataggaagggtttggagggatatgggaggaatactggcaaatgggactagattaggttaggatatctggtcagtatggacgagttggactgaggggtctgtttccatgctgcacatctcaatgtgaggactgcagatgctggaaaagagtcgataaaatgtggagctagaaaagcacagcaggtcaagcagctttAGAAGCGCAGGAGCATCGAAGTATCCTGATGatgggtcctgcctgaaacgttgactctcctgctcttttgatgctgtttaactgctgtgctttatccagctccacattttatcgaatctgtatgtctctgtgactcaatgactcctGTAAACTCATTACAACTTTTGTTCTGTCATATTTGTGATCTCtaatctctctcattctctcatcTTCCCTGACCTTCCCATCGTGTTCCTTCCcaacttttctacattaaaaaccCACCACTTTTCCACttttctcttcagttctgaagaagtcttaCTGGACttgaatgttaactttgtttgggtctccacagatgttgccagacctgagtttctcaaTCATTTTCACAATACACAAGTTAATTGGCAAGGTCTACCCCTTTCCGTCACATGTTCAATACTGTGCAGCAAGCATACACACCCACTTTTTAACAGAAATATGATGTTAACAATGCTGTGTCAGCAGTTTAAAATTAAACTGACCAGTGGACATTTGAGCATTTGGCGAAAGGTTATTGCTAAGTTCCTGAATAATGTTTAACCAGATCTGTTGACCCATGGGTTGGCAATGACTTGAGCAAGACTGCGTTACCATCCATGGTTGATTGTAACCTGAAATTTTGAAACTTTGAGATAGACTTTATAACTACCAATTACATTTAATTTGAGATGGATGGGCAGAATAGATTTTTAGTTAGCTATCCACTGTTACTCTGTGTGTTAtctactacattttaaaaaatcacacaacaccaggttatagtccaacagatttatttggagccactagctttcagagtgctgttccttcatcaggtggttgtgatgaaggagcagcgctctgaaagctactgcttccaaataaacctgttggacactaacctggtgttgtgaattttaactttgtccaccccattccaacaccggcatctccaactcaTAATCTGTTACTTATCCCTTGATCCCTCTTGTCATTTCAGCATGAGTTTTCTggtgaagttttttttcacagtagaagacacacAAAACTCTGAGTTACTACTGGTGCGAGTTTACTGTGAACATCTGAAGCAGCAATACATGAAAGAGGCTGAGGAGTTTAGACTGAAGAACCCAATGGTCTGGTCAGCTTCCTGGCTCCATTGAAGACATAAATGTTTGGAGTCCTCGACACTAGAAAACCTGACCTTTGAAAGGAGGTGATTACATGTAAAGAAATGTAAGCAGTTATTTAACCGCCTCCAAAAGTAGATTCCCACGTCAGAGGGAACACACCTGATGTGTTGGGTATTACATTTTCAAGTGGGGTCTCTCATTACTACAGGAATGTAAACACCCATCTTGGACAACCAACACAATAGCCAGTCGAAATCTTCGGCTGGACGACCTTCTGTGTCCTTGGGCCCCTGAAATTCGGCCTTCTTGCACTCAAACATCTGTAAAGAACTCTGATgtgacagaaattcaccaagctgCTTGTATGATGTACAAACCAatatgattttgaaaaaaaaagcagctcaTGACTTTTATAATAAATCCCTTGATTTTTGAGTTATTCTGATTTTGTGAGACAGTGATGTTAACATTTCTGCGTATGTAGACTGTGCAGGCCCATAAGTTTAGAGTTGTGTTTGTATGCAGGGTAAACACAAACACTGTTTTGGATATACAATCTGTttcgatgtataatttcaatATATTTAATTCAATTTCAGGGAGCCATTACATGTTTGATGggtgattggagaaaggacaGTGGAGTGGGCTAAAGGAACCAGATGGAACAGTAGAGGGTCTGATATCAAGCTGCTGTGTCTCAATTGGTTCCAGGTGATTTTCTCTGACCAGTTTAACCCACAGCAGCATTAACTGGGTGTGCATGTTGTTGGTCTAGTCAGGGTATTCCTCATCAACACATCTTTTAGATAAAATTGAGGTCTCAACATTTGGCATCTTGACAATAATGGGAAGAGCAGTTTTCTTACCTGTGAACACTTGTCCATCCTCAGTCAATAAAGCAGCTCCTACTGGAAACTTGCTGTACGGACAATATGCAAATGACTTGGCCTCATGGCTTTTATTGATTAATTTTTCTATCTCCTCTGCTTTCTGGAGGGcagtcagtgctgtgggagtacACATCCTGTCAGAGACAAACAACAGAATTACTGATTGGTGAGATGATGTGTAACTTAATATCCCTGCTGTTGCCTGTCTGATCACAGAGCTGTTAACAAATCGCTGCAGTGAAACAGTGTGGGTCCTTTATGTTGGTCAACACTGCAACATACTAGTGTCTATTCTCTGAAACAGCATCTGCCATAGTTTCATAAACATGTACTCCGTAACCAGAGTTGCCATTACTGTCATCTAGGAGTGGGTGAAAGAGCTGTGGTTAGTGTGTGTGAATGATGCTGTGTACAAGGCAGAGTATGTGTTAGGGTATGGTATACATACAAACACATgaattaagagcaggaatagggcaCTCAGCCTCTCAGCCAACCCtgccatccaataagatcatagctgatccaattACTTCAATTCCTGCAtaccctcaattttttttattcattcacaggacgagggtgtcactagctgggcagcatttgctgcccatccctaattgcccagagggcagttaagaatcaaccacattgctgtggttctggaatcacatgaggccagaccaaataaggatggcagtttccttccctaaagaacattaatgaattaatgcatttttccaacaatggatttatggtcatcattagattccaggcatttactgaattcaaattcatctcCCCTACATTCGCACCTTTCttgtcaagaatctatttaccttaAAAATGTTTAGAGTCTTTTTTTTCATCCTCTTTTTCAGGTAGAGAGTTTCAAaatccctctgagagaaaaacacCCCCTTCATCTCTACTTTCAACAAGTGGTCCCTTGTTTTAGATTCTccaataagaggaaacatcccaaAACCCCTCAGCATTtcatgtttcaatgaagtcacccAATACTCTACTCAAAAGTCGCTAACTCTTTTAATCTCTAGAGGATACAAGCCTAACCTGTCCAATCATTCCTCAGAAAATGATAATTAAAGGTGCTGAAATCTACTCGAGTGCAGTTGCATGGTGGCACCTTCCCATTGTGGTAATTTCTCATTTGTCAATTTGGATCTTGAGTATTGTCAGATTATCAACCACACAGGAGTTGCTTCATAACTTGATCCTGCACTTCCGAGGTATAATCAGTGTCATATGATGCATAATTACTGCTATATACTTCATCATTATGGGTATGGAACGTGTAAAATCTTAAAGAAGCCCAGTGAAGATGTTTCAAGATTCACTTACAGTTTGACCTTTCTCAATGTGGTTTGAATATCTATCTATTGAGCTGTCTGGGCCTGCTTTGCAGTCAGCAACAATCTACTGAATAATAAAGTTACAGTGCCAGGCCATAATCTACTGACAAGCTATCATCTCCAAATATGGTTGCAATGGACGTATATGGCAATTTTTCACCTTTTTCACCAAATTCATGGACGTATGAAAAAGATCTTGTGCCTCTCCAGCCTGTCTGTGTCAGCTCAGATTCCTTATGAATCACaaacataaaagttaaagtttttctttggagcaaagCAAATTCTAATGTATGAAATAAGAATTTTCAacagttgattggagtagactattCACAACTTAAGGAAAATCagataagtgggaggctttcaaagtaTGATCATGAGAGTTCAGAGTCATTTTATTCCTGTTAAAGTGAAAGGTAAagctggtaagattagggaataATGGATGAAcgaagatattgaggctctggtcaagaattaaaaaaaaatcctacatTACATATAGACAACTgtgttcaaatgaatctcttgaataAAGAATGTAGGGGCATTCTCAAAAGGGAGATCAAGAAGGCAAAGAGGCAATATGTGAGAGCCTTGGCAAATAACGTTTCGGATAATCCAGAGATTCTAccagtacattaagagcaagacagCAACTGGAGAGAGAGTAGGGCCTTAAAGAAGAAAGAATCTTTGTGTTGCACCTCAGGAGATGTGAGAAAtattaaatgaatgttttgtgttagtttttattgtgGGAAAAGAATGGAGGTGAGAgaactcaggaaaataaatattaatgttttgaaaacagttcacattacagaagaggaagtgctgatgGTCAtggaaaatataaaggtggatatatCTTCAGGACCTGGTCTAGTGTATCCCAGCACATTGTGGGAAGTCAGGGAGAAATTTGagggccccttgcagaaatatttgtgtcatctataaCCATGGgtaaggtgccagaggactgcagaGTGGTTTATGTTGTGcctttaagaagggatgtaaggagaaacctgggagctacagaccggtgagtctgGTTTTGGTTGTAGGTACATTGCTGGAGGAGATCCTGAAAGTTAGGATTTATATGCATGTGGAGAGTTGTGGAATGATTAGGGATATTAAGCATAGTTTTATATGatggaaattgtgtctcacaaacttgattgagatttttaaggaagtaaccaagacaattgatgagggcacagcagtgtatgttgtttagattagattagattacattacagtgtggaaacaggcccttcggcccaacaagtccacaccgacccgccgctcacaaacttgattgagatttttaagGAAGTAACCAAGACAATTGATGAGGGCGCAGCAGTGTatgttgtttagattagattagattagattacattacagtgtggaaacaggcccttcggcccaacaagtccacaccaacccgggtctcaggcgctgtgaggcagcagtgctaaccactgtgccaccgtgccgcccacacttggACTTGGACTTggacttggactttagtaaagcctttgacaaggttctgcatggtagactaattagtgaagttaggtcacatgagattcaggtgagcttgccaattggataaaaAAGTTGGCgttacagcaggagacagagcagtgatggaggttgcttttcagactggaggcctgtaaccagcagtgtTGGGTCCTCTTTtgcttgtcatttacataaatgatttagataagaacatagaagacatggttaataaatttgcagatgaccctaaatttggtggtatagtggacaatgaagaaggacatctaagattacaaagagatcttgatcagttgggccaaaggggaGTGGCAGATAatgtttagtttggataaatgtgaggtattgcattttaatataacaaacaagggcaggatttatacagttaatggtcgggccctgggtagtgttggagaaagagagaccgaggggttcaagtacataattctttgaaatttgcgtcaatcatagatagggtggttaagaaggcacattgcacacttgccttcattactcagaccttgaGTACAGGATTGGAACAggctgttgaggttgtacaggatgttggtgaggcctcttctggggtactgtgtccagttctgggctccctgttataggaaggatatttattaagctagagagcgttcagaaaagacttactaggatgttgctgggaatggaaggtttgagttataaggagaggctgggactttattcactggagcctgggaggatgaggggtgacctccacagaggtttatgaaataatgaagggtacagataaggtgaatggcaggggtcttttccttagggttggtgatttcaagactagggagcatatttgtaaggtgtgaagagaaaaaaaaagacttgagcAATCTTTTTTTTCTACACAGCGTGGTTCATGGATGTGGGTAtggttacagcatttaaaggacgttaagtacatgaatagaaaatgtttggagggatatgggccgcacgcaggcaggtgggactagtttaatttgggattatgttcggctggttggaccaaaggatctgcttctgtgatgtatggctctatgacataCACCTACAAGCTTTCTCCCTCCATCCAGAACCAAATCAGGTGAATACAAGAGACAAAAAGCAGATCTGATCAATGAAATTCAGGGAGAGATTCATGGGAAATTGCTGTTTGACCTCCttagagacaaaacaaattgtagatgctggaatccaaagtgaacaagcaggaggctgagagaacacagcaaggcaggcagcgttaggagggaggggaacacagcaagccaggcagcgttaGTAGGTGgagaaattgacatttcagatgtagcccttcttcaggatttgaatcctgaagaagggctgcactccaaatgtcgacttctccacctcccgaagttacctgccttgctgtgttcccctccctcctgatgctgcctgccttgctgtgttcccctccctcctgatgctgcctgcctttctgtgttcccctccctcctgatgctgtctggcttgctgtgttcccctccctcctgatgctgcctggcttgctgtgttcccctccctcctaacactgcctgccttgctgtgttcccctccctcctgatgctgcctggcttgctgtgttcccctcccTCCTAACGctacctgccttgctgtgttctcccagcttccTGTCCGTCTGACCTCCTTAGACAATCAAAACTTGTCCAGCAGATGATACTGGATCTGATTGACATTACATGATAATCACCTTtttagctaggagaaagtgaggactgcagatgctgaagatcagagctgaaaaatgtattgctggaaaagcacagcaggtcaggcagcatccaaggggcaggagaatcgacgttttgggcataagattcctgaagaaggacttatgcccgaaacgtcgattctcctgctccttggatgctgcctgacctgctgtgcttttccagcaacacatttttcagctcgagTCACCTTTTTAAGATAATCACCATTCCTGCCAAAAACCAGTACAATGCCTTCTGAAGAACTAGAGGGAATCAGCTTTCACTGCGTCAGACAACTGTCTGATCCCCCACATTCACTGTTGTTTGGGGCAACAGGTGCCAACATCTGATCTGCTTCTACCCTTGTAAGCAATTAATTGGCTTACATAAATTCAGTTTACTTGCTGAAAGTGAAACAGGCAGCTCCTTATGTCAATAAATAATTCTAAAAACAGAGGGGCGATTACTTTTTGTTACACAAGCCATCCAAAGTTTAGGTATTGTTTTTTTTATCACAGATTCCTGCCACTTTTTAAGGGTTGTTAGAGAATGAGCAAGCATTAGACTCTACTCTCTGTCGAAGTGAAAGTGAGAGTTTGGACCTGTTCCAGAGGTACTGATTTGATGCTGGACGATGTCATGAATTGGCCTTCCAATCATTATACGATAGGCTTTAAAGTACACTTAATGCTGAGCAAGGTAAATGCATTGCAcgtcaatatttgaaaatgtttcctACCTCTTTTCAAAGCGTTCTTGTCTTTGCTACATCAGTTGCTCTGTGAAACACTGTAAACCTCATCACAGTTCCAAAAGTTACACAATGATGGTACAGTAACCTGATTGCACAAGTCAGTTATAATTCGCAATGCACTTTAGTCCGTCAATAGGAGTAGAGAGAAAGACATGAGTCAGCTGAGGAATGTGCATTACAAATAATGGGAGTGTCATTTCTGGGAACCGCCCAGCAAAttctcagagagacagagaaatctGTTTGAAACTGataataaaagccagtacgccatatgccttcctcaccgcactatttacctgggtggcaatgGGAGTGTCATTTCTGGGAACCGCCCAGCAAAttctcagagagacagagaaatctGT
Coding sequences within it:
- the LOC122542068 gene encoding cytidine deaminase-like, which encodes MCTPTALTALQKAEEIEKLINKSHEAKSFAYCPYSKFPVGAALLTEDGQVFTGCNIENACFTVGVCAERAAIHKAISEGFRKFKAIVISSDKSDNFIAPCGACRQVMREFGTKWEVYLTKPDKSYKTMTVEELLPMSFGPQDLPTK